In Helianthus annuus cultivar XRQ/B chromosome 9, HanXRQr2.0-SUNRISE, whole genome shotgun sequence, the following are encoded in one genomic region:
- the LOC110878234 gene encoding uncharacterized protein LOC110878234, with the protein MDDECSPFNWDSYYHEEGQGIEELKHTLLYTLELESAIACAHEEISRKGDEVLHFKCLLTKTVKERDEAQLKYQELVLENMILQQKIQELESCPTSFAITTPTGYIEDDHLLGVDSSSGSDDNYVGTPRMEIKVPLPPTDQQPKPELTDKVVLTKGLPENGKFLQAVVEAGPLLQTLLLAGPLPQWQHPPPQLNSIEIPPVTIPSTPTTNTPTPTSTTVPRMLLHQDSCVSTIISGGNNNCGGGLITRKRSFEQCSEDDYKPYHLHQKPKGCSPIIIDQKLVF; encoded by the exons ATGGATGATGAATGTAGCCCTTTCAACTGGGATTCTTACTACCATGAAGAG GGCCAAGGAATTGAAGAGTTGAAACACACTTTACTGTACACATTGGAGTTGGAATCAGCCATTGCTTGTGCCCATGAAGAGATTTCAAGAAAAGGAGATGAAGTTTTGCATTTCAAATGCCTTTTAACAAAGACTGTTAAGGAGAGAGATGAAGCCCAGTTGAAGTATCAAGAACTAGTTTTGGAAAACATGATTCTGCAACAAAAGATTCAAGAACTTGAATCTTGTCCTACTTCTTTTGCTATTACCACCCCCACTGGCTACATAGAAGATGATCATCTTTTAGGGGTAGATTCATCTTCTGGTTCTGATGACAACTATGTTGGAACTCCAAGAATGGAAATTAAGGTTCCATTGCCACCAACTGACCAACAACCAAAACCAGAACTAACTGACAAAGTAGTACTAACAAAAGGGTTGCCAGAGAATGGTAAGTTTTTGCAGGCAGTAGTGGAAGCTGGACCCTTACTCCAAACCCTACTTCTAGCCGGCCCACTTCCTCAGTGGCAACATCCACCACCTCAACTTAACTCAATTGAGATCCCACCAGTGACCATCCCATCAACTCCCACTACCaacacccccacccccacctccACCACCGTGCCTCGGATGCTCCTCCACCAAGACTCTTGTGTTAGCACAATCATTAGTGGTGGTAACAACAACTGTGGTGGAGGGTTGATCACTAGAAAAAGGAGTTTTGAGCAATGTAGTGAAGATGATTATAAACCCTACCACCTTCACCAAAAACCAAAAGGTTGTTCACCAATCATCATTGACCAGAAGTTAGTGTTTTGA
- the LOC110877836 gene encoding uncharacterized protein LOC110877836 isoform X2, translating to MGPHIRALRRSKKRVQAAIQRELPLLVSRELVFNQENIGNADLHRARWGPLFYQMDNALSEEEKHLERSLNQVNEMLMHCNNGLLQFHPEHNLQKQTIDYRNLKAELSVYKDLAVQAAAAAIDSTSSFLRSMENLPCF from the exons ATGGGACCTCATATTCGCG CGTTAAGGCGTAGTAAAAAAAGAGTTCAAGCTGCAATCCAAAGAGAATTACCATTATTGGTATCAAGAGAATTGGTTTTTAATCAAGAAAACATAGGAAATGCTGACTTGCATAGAGCTAGATGGGGTCCTCTTTTTTATCAGATGGATAATGCACTTTCAGAAGAAGAAAAGCATTTG GAGAGATCGTTGAACCAAGTGAATGAAATGCTAATGCATTGTAATAATGGTCTTCTACAATTTCATCCGGAACACAATTTGCAAAAGCAAACCATTGACTACAG AAATTTGAAAGCAGAACTGAGCGTATACAAAGATTTAGCTGTACAAGCTGCAGCAGCAGCCATCGACTCGACATCTAGCTTTTTGCGATCGATGGAAAATCTACCATGTTTCTGA
- the LOC110877836 gene encoding uncharacterized protein LOC110877836 isoform X1: MFLVRVYLNMNNLVNFVVAALRRSKKRVQAAIQRELPLLVSRELVFNQENIGNADLHRARWGPLFYQMDNALSEEEKHLERSLNQVNEMLMHCNNGLLQFHPEHNLQKQTIDYRNLKAELSVYKDLAVQAAAAAIDSTSSFLRSMENLPCF, encoded by the exons ATGTTCTTAGTTAGAGTATATTTGAACATGAATAACCTTGTTAATTTTGTTGTTGCAGCGTTAAGGCGTAGTAAAAAAAGAGTTCAAGCTGCAATCCAAAGAGAATTACCATTATTGGTATCAAGAGAATTGGTTTTTAATCAAGAAAACATAGGAAATGCTGACTTGCATAGAGCTAGATGGGGTCCTCTTTTTTATCAGATGGATAATGCACTTTCAGAAGAAGAAAAGCATTTG GAGAGATCGTTGAACCAAGTGAATGAAATGCTAATGCATTGTAATAATGGTCTTCTACAATTTCATCCGGAACACAATTTGCAAAAGCAAACCATTGACTACAG AAATTTGAAAGCAGAACTGAGCGTATACAAAGATTTAGCTGTACAAGCTGCAGCAGCAGCCATCGACTCGACATCTAGCTTTTTGCGATCGATGGAAAATCTACCATGTTTCTGA